The Arcobacter roscoffensis genome segment AGGTGGAACTAAAAAAGACAAAAAAGAAGCTAAGAAATGGTATGAAAAAGCAGGTACGAAAAAAGCAAAAAAGCAACTAAAACTTTTGAAATAAAGAAGTAATTTTACTTCTTTATTTCATCTTTTAGCTTTTTATAAAAATCATCAAGTTCATCTTTTTTCTTAAACTCTAACTTCTCTTTGTCATTTAGTAAGATATCCAAGTTCTCAACTGTGATATTTTTAATATCACTATACTTATACTCTTTAGTATTTTTTTCTAAATCAATTGTAAAACTATTTGATATTTCTAAAATCTTGTCATTACATAAGCCTTTGTATGAGCCTTTTGTGTAAATAATAGATGTACAGTTTTGTGATTTTAAGTGATCTTCTATCTGCTGTAAATTTGATGAGTTCATCATATTTAAAGCTACTGCAATTAAAGCTATAAATAAAAAGAAACCTATAAAAATCATATAAAATCTCCTAAATAAATATATGTAAATATTACAAGAATAACTCTTAACTTCGTATAATTATCTAAAATTAGATAAAATATTATTCAAAAATTACAAGTTGTATCTACAAGGAATAAAATATGTTAAAAAGCACTACAAAACTTTTAGTGACTTCTGCAATAGCTTCTATACTTTTAACAGGATGTAATAACTATGAGCAGTCACTAAAAGTTTTACCAACAGAATTAGCCCAAGCAAATCAGTGTATCAGTCAAGATAAAGAGTTTGAAGAGAACTGCTATGATTTAATCTCTTACAAAAATACAATTGCTATTTTAAGACTTGGAATAAAAAAATATTCTGAGGGAAAATACAAAGATGCCTTTACTCTTTACACATTAGCACAGCAAAGAGGCAACTTCTATGCAAATGCACTACTTTCTGAGTTATACCTAAAAGGAAGAGGTGTAGTAAAAAATGAAGAGCTTGGAATAGACTTGCTAAAAGATACAAAAAAAGTAGACCCTATGGCTGCATATAAACTATCTTTTTACTATCTAAATGAAAAAGACTACGATGAAGTAATAGAGCTTTTAACATTTGCAGCAAACAACAATGTAAAAAATGCCCAACTAGAATTATCTAAAATCTATGCAAATGGAAAAATAGTAAAACCAGATACTCAAAAGAGTATCTTTTGGTTAGAAAAGTTTGAAAATAAAACAAATAGTTTTATGATGAAAATCTACGGTATTTGATAACCTTCAAGTATCATAAGTATAGCTGAAATTGAAAATATCGAAAGTAGTGTCTGCATGGTAATAATCGCAGACATTAGCTTTAAATCTCCTCCAAGTTCCCTTGCCAAAATATAAGCACTAGAAGCTGTAGGCATAGCTCCAAAAAGTACAAGTACTAGCAAAGGAAGTCCAGTAACACCTAAATTTACAGCTGTAAAGAAAATAAGCACAGGGAAAAGAGCAAGTTTTATAAATACAGATGAAAACAGCTCAAACTTAACTTCTTTTAAGTGAGTAATATGTAAACCAACTCCAACAGATAAAAGACCCAAAGGAAGTGCAGCAGCACTTAAAATGGCAAGAGTTTTTTCCACAGGTGCTACAAGTGAAATATCTAAAAAGTTTAAACTTCCACCAATAATACAAGCTACAATCAAAGGATTTTTAAAAATTGATTTTACAAAAGATATAAATGTAATCTTATCACTTGACGCATAAATAGAGAAAATTCCTATACAAAATACATTTATGCTAGGTATTAAAAAAGTCATCAAAAGAGCAGCTAAAACCAAGCCACCATCTCCATAAATAGCATCTGTTAAAGCTAAAAATACATAAGTATTAAATCTAATCGAGCCTTGATAAACAGAAGTAAAAGAAGGCCCATCAAAAAAGAACATAATCTTATCAGTAATCATAAGTAAAACTGTGATAATCCCCACAGTTAAAAGAGCTGAAAAGACAAAGTTTACACCAGCTATATCATCTAAAGAAGCAGTTGAAAGCTTATAAATCAAAAGTGCAGGAAACAGTATATAATAAGTAAATTTATCAGCATATTGCCAAAACTGCTCATCAGGAAACTTTATACGCTTTAGAAAATATCCTAAAGATATAAGTAAAAAAATTGGTATTAGTGCTAGTAGTATATTTTGCATGTTTATCCTAATAATCTATATATTATTAGAACATTATATTTAAGTTGTTTTATTTTTTGTTTAAAGCACCAGCAAAGAAGTAAAACTACTTCTCTACTAAGTCATATAAGGCTTGGATTTCTTCTGCCCAGATAGTTTCATCGATTGTTTCTAGTACTAATGGAATATCATCCATTCTATCATCATTCATGATGAACTTAAATGCATCCCATCCGATCTGTCCCATACCTAAACTATGGTGTCTGTCTACTCTACTTCCTAGTTCTGGTTTTGAGTCATTTATATGCATTCCCATAAGGTATTGTCTTCCCACTACCTCATCAAACTCTTTCCAAGTTTTATCGTAAGCTTCTCTTGTTCTGATGTCATATCCAGCTGTAAACATATGACATGTATCAATACATACACCAATTCTTGATTTGTCTTCAACTTTGTCAATTAAGTATGCTAAATGCTCAAACTTATAACCTAAGTTACTTCCTTGACCTGCTGTATTTTCAATAACTAGTTTTATGTCATTTGTAGCATCAATTGCTTGATTTAAAGATAGTGCGATTCTATCTAAACACTCTTCTTCACTTATCTTTCGTAGATGCGAACCTGGGTGAAAATTCAGTCTATCAAGTTTTAAGATTTCACATCTCTCAATCTCATGTAAAAAGCCATCAAGTGATTTTTGTCTTTTTTCTTCTTCTGGATGACCTAAATTGATTAAGTATGAATCATGAGGTAAGATATGTTTTGCCTCTATTCCTGTTTCATCCATCTCTTTAAACCATTTATCTAAAACCTTTGTTTCAAAGTCTTTTGCTCTCCATTGTCTTTGGTTTTTTACAAAAAGTGCAAAGGCCTTACATCCTATTTCTCTTGCATTTATTGGGGCGTTAAATACTCCACCTGTTGCGCTTACATGAGCTCCTACATATTTCATATATTTGTCCTATTAATTTAGTATTATTTATACTTATTAGATTAATAACATAAGCTTAACTTAATAAGTTAATTTATTTTCATAATAATTGTATTATTTTAAGCTTGCATAAAGTGTCATTTATTAACACTAGTTAATACTTTTATAATCTTTAGCAAGTTTTTATCATATCCTAAAACGGCTAAGTATAGAATAATTGAATATTTTAAGTTTGGCTCGCTACATAAGGGCTATAAAATTTCTGTAACATTACAAATACATATTTGTTAGGGCTTATGTTATGTTAGGGAATATTCAATAACTTAAACTTCAAACACAAGATTAAAATATTAAAAAAGGTTTATTTGATGGAAAAAGTTGTAATAATTGGCGGCGGCTATGCTGGTATTTATGCATTAAGAGAGTTAGTTAAAAACAAAAATATCAAAATTACATTGATTGATAAGCATACGTTTCATAATCTGCAACCCGAAGTGTATGATCTTATTGCGAACAAATCTAATATTGCTGATGTAACTATTGATTTAACTACTTTGTGTTTAGGATTTAATCACAATTACTTAGAATATAAAAACTTAAAAGTTAGAAAAATAGACCAAGAATCAAAAAAAATTTTTACAGAAGAAGAAGAGATAGTTGAATTTGATTATTTAATTATGGCAGCAGGAACTAGAACATTTTTCCCTCCACAAATTCCAGGATTAAATAATGCCCATGATATTAAAAAACTTCATTGGGCTATGTTTTTCAAACAAAGTTTTGAAAACCAACTTTTCAAGAAAATTCAAGATGAAGCAAAGAAATGTGATGACACACACATTGTAGTTGTTGGGGCTGGTCTATCAGGTGTAGAAATCGCAGCAGAAATGGCATATAATTCAAAGATGTTCTTTCAAAGAGGTAACTTCTCTTGTGATAATCTAAAGATTTCACTTGTAAGTAGTTCAGACACTATTCTTCCAGGACTTACTCCTGAACTTATTAGTATTTCACATAAAAGATTAAAGTCTCTTGGAATTAATGTAATCACAAATACAAAACTTCAAAAATGTGAAGATGGTTATGCTCATCTTTCAAATGGTACAAAAATCTACAACTCTTTTCTAATCTTCACAGGTGGAGTTGAAGCCAATAAAATCACAGAAGAGCTTGATGTATCAAAAAATCCTAAGGGACAGATTATTGTAAATGAATTCATGCAAAGTGATAAAGACCCAAAAATATTTGCTATTGGAGATGCGGCTGAAATCAAAAACAAAAAAGGCGAAATCATGCCTCCAAATGTTACTATTGCAAGAATCAGTGGAACAAATGCTGGTAAAAACATCTTAAGAATGATAGATAAAAAGAAACTTGTTAAATGTGACCCAAAACTAGATGGTATTCTAATTGCCTTAGGTGGTAAATACGCAGCTGGAAATATAGCTGACTTATTCCATGTAAAAGGAAGAATTGCCTATGAGATTAAAAAGTATGTATTTAGCTCATATAGAAAACCTTTACTAGGTCTTATCAAAACAGGATATTCAAAGCTAAAGAAAATGGCATAAATATGAATTAGTTTAGTCTTATATGACTAAACTAATCTTTTCTTATTTTTATAAGTATTCTATTATCTCTATCCCTATGAATTATCTCTTTTTCATTTTTATTAAAAAGTTCTCTTAAAAAATCTTTATTATATGACTCATGTAAATTCTTTGCATTAAAAACTTCTAGTTTTTCACATCTAAAAGTAGAACTACAAACTCTATCTTCATAGATTTTCATATCAAGTACTGCGGTACCTGCACTAAAAATTTGAACTTGTGTATAATCGTCATATTTGAAAATGAAGCCCCTATCATAAAACTTCATAGTTGGTGTTTTTATAAGTATTGTAGCACTTGAACTAAGACTTGGTTTTTGATTAAAACACCCTGTAAAAAGAAAAATAGTGATAAGTAATATTGATAAGTTTTTGATGTCTAATCCTTTGTTTTAAAATATTTTACTATAATATCCATAAATTATAAAATCAAAGGTTATTTATTGTTAGTACATATTTGTTGTGCAGTCGATAGTCACTATTTTTTAGAAAGAATACAAGAAGAATATCCAGATGAAAAGTTAGTAGGATTTTTTTATGATCCAAACATTCATCCATATAGTGAATATAGACTAAGATACTTAGACGTAGAATACTCATGCCAAAAACTAGGAATTGAATTAATTGAAGGTCCTTATAACCTAGAAGCATGGCTAAAAAAAGTTAAAGGTATGGAGCATCTTCCAGAAAAAGGGGATAGATGTACAGTTTGTTATGATGATAGACTTGATAACACAGTTGCAAAAGCAAAAGAGTTAGGACATGATAAGTTTACAACTACTTTACTTATCTCACCAAAAAAGTCCCAAGAAAAGCTAGATAAAATCGGTCACAATCTTCAAAGTTTACATGGGATAGAGTTTATTTTTAGAGATTACAAAGCTGGAAATGGTGCAGAAATCCAAGGTAAAAAAGTAAAAGAAAACCAACTTTATAGACAAAACTATTGTGGTTGTTTATTTGGATTATCAGCTCAAAGAGAAGCTCAAAAGAAAATCATGGATGAAATGTTTAACCCTATCTCAAATCAGATTTTACCTGAATCAATTGAAGAGAGATTAGAGCTTTATAAAAGAAGAAATACCCTTGAAGCAAATGGTGATGAGTATAAAATCATAAAAAATAGATTTTTAAATTATAGGCTTTTAAGTGGAAAAGTTTTTGTAAAAAAACAAATCAAAGCTTCATATATCTTCCCTTACTCGATGATAAATAGAGGGAAAACAAATGGAAGAATTGATTATAAAAAAGGTGGTATAAATTATCTAAATAGAGATGAAGTAAAAATCATAAGTTTAGAGAAATACAATGAACTTAGCAACACAAATTATACAAGTGTAAAAGAGCTTATGTATAATCCACCACTATTTGAAGAAGAACTTCAAATAAGAGCAAAAATAATCAAAAGCCCTTATGATTTAAGTGCTATTATAGTCTTAGATGAAATTCTTGATGAAAAGTATGAGATTTTTATGGATGCTCAAACATATGATGATGTAAGGGAAGAGATAATATGAAACTTTTAGTATGTGCTATGGAAACTTCTTCAAATATTCACTTAAAGGAGCTTAAAAAGCACCTAAGTGATGATATAGAGCTTGTAGGAGTGTTTGATAAAGAACTTGGCAATCCTATGTACGATTTAACAGCTTTGGCTATTATGGGCTTTATAGATGCTCTAAAAAAGCTTAGATTCTTTTTTAAGTTAAGAGATGAACTTGTAGAAGCTGCTGCTACTTGTGATAAAGTTCTTTTGATGGACTCATCAGGTTTTAACCTTCCCCTAGCAAAAAAGCTAAAACAAAAGTACCCAAACAAAGAAATTATCTATTATATTCTTCCACAAGCTTGGGCTTGGAAAAAAGGAAGAGTTAAAAAACTTGAAGCATATTGCTCGAAGCTTTGCTCAATCATACCATTTGAGAGTGAACTTTATACACAAAAAGATAAAATCACCTATGTAGGTCATCCTTTACTTGATGAAATACATCACTTCAAAGAAAAACTTACTCAAAGCAATAAAATTGCTTTCATGCCAGGAAGTAGAAAAACAGAGATAAAAAACTTAATGCCTATTTTCAAAGAACTAATAAAACTTATTCCAAACAAAGAGTATATTTTAATAATTCCTTCAAAATTTGATGATGAATATATTAGTAGAACTTATGGAGATATATCAAATTTTACTATTTCACGACAAGCTCATGAGACCTTACAACAAAGTGAATATGCCTTTATCTGTTCAGGAACAGCAACCCTAGAAGCTGCTCTTATTGGAACACCATTTACACTAAGTTATATAGCTAAAAAACTTGATTATAAGATAGGAAGAACCTTTGTAAAACTGCCATATATTGGTCTTGCAAACATCTTCTTTGATAAGATGGGAAAAAAGTGCATACACTCTGAATTTTTACAAGAAGATGTAAGTGTAGAAGCCTTACTAGATGACTATAACAATATGAATAAAGACAAGTTTTTTGAGGATTCAAAACTTCTAAGAGAGTATTTGAAAAATGGAAGTTCAAAAAACGTAGCAAACATAATTCAAAACTAATTTTTTTTTCGATAAAATATCTACCATTAATTAAATTTTAGGATAATAAATGTTAGATGTTACAGAAATTCAAGAAATTCTTCCTCACAGATACCCATTCTTATTAGTTGATAGAATCACTGATATGGAAAAAGGTAAAAATATTGTAGGTTTTAAAAATATCTCAATTAGTGAGCCAGCGTTTATGGGTCACTTCCCAGGACACCCAATTTACCCAGGTGTTTTAATCTTAGAAGGTATGGCACAAGCTGGTGGTATTTTAGCATTAAAAAGCAATGATTTAACAACAGAAGAGTTAAAAAATAAAGTTATTTATTTCATGAGTATTGACAAAGCAAAATTCAGAACTCCTGTAAAACCAGGTGATAAATTAGAGTATAGAATCGAAGTTAAAAAACTAAGAGGTACGCTAATCGTTCTTGAGGGTAAAGCCTATGTTGATGATGCACTTGTTGCTGAAGCTGAATTAAAAGCTATGGTAGTAGATAAGTAATTAGGTAAATGATGAATAATATTCACAAAACAGCAATAATTGAAGATGGCGCGCAATTAGGTGAAAATGTAACTAT includes the following:
- a CDS encoding NAD(P)/FAD-dependent oxidoreductase; translation: MEKVVIIGGGYAGIYALRELVKNKNIKITLIDKHTFHNLQPEVYDLIANKSNIADVTIDLTTLCLGFNHNYLEYKNLKVRKIDQESKKIFTEEEEIVEFDYLIMAAGTRTFFPPQIPGLNNAHDIKKLHWAMFFKQSFENQLFKKIQDEAKKCDDTHIVVVGAGLSGVEIAAEMAYNSKMFFQRGNFSCDNLKISLVSSSDTILPGLTPELISISHKRLKSLGINVITNTKLQKCEDGYAHLSNGTKIYNSFLIFTGGVEANKITEELDVSKNPKGQIIVNEFMQSDKDPKIFAIGDAAEIKNKKGEIMPPNVTIARISGTNAGKNILRMIDKKKLVKCDPKLDGILIALGGKYAAGNIADLFHVKGRIAYEIKKYVFSSYRKPLLGLIKTGYSKLKKMA
- a CDS encoding tetratricopeptide repeat protein is translated as MLKSTTKLLVTSAIASILLTGCNNYEQSLKVLPTELAQANQCISQDKEFEENCYDLISYKNTIAILRLGIKKYSEGKYKDAFTLYTLAQQRGNFYANALLSELYLKGRGVVKNEELGIDLLKDTKKVDPMAAYKLSFYYLNEKDYDEVIELLTFAANNNVKNAQLELSKIYANGKIVKPDTQKSIFWLEKFENKTNSFMMKIYGI
- a CDS encoding epoxyqueuosine reductase QueH — encoded protein: MLVHICCAVDSHYFLERIQEEYPDEKLVGFFYDPNIHPYSEYRLRYLDVEYSCQKLGIELIEGPYNLEAWLKKVKGMEHLPEKGDRCTVCYDDRLDNTVAKAKELGHDKFTTTLLISPKKSQEKLDKIGHNLQSLHGIEFIFRDYKAGNGAEIQGKKVKENQLYRQNYCGCLFGLSAQREAQKKIMDEMFNPISNQILPESIEERLELYKRRNTLEANGDEYKIIKNRFLNYRLLSGKVFVKKQIKASYIFPYSMINRGKTNGRIDYKKGGINYLNRDEVKIISLEKYNELSNTNYTSVKELMYNPPLFEEELQIRAKIIKSPYDLSAIIVLDEILDEKYEIFMDAQTYDDVREEII
- the fabZ gene encoding 3-hydroxyacyl-ACP dehydratase FabZ, whose product is MLDVTEIQEILPHRYPFLLVDRITDMEKGKNIVGFKNISISEPAFMGHFPGHPIYPGVLILEGMAQAGGILALKSNDLTTEELKNKVIYFMSIDKAKFRTPVKPGDKLEYRIEVKKLRGTLIVLEGKAYVDDALVAEAELKAMVVDK
- the nfo gene encoding deoxyribonuclease IV encodes the protein MKYVGAHVSATGGVFNAPINAREIGCKAFALFVKNQRQWRAKDFETKVLDKWFKEMDETGIEAKHILPHDSYLINLGHPEEEKRQKSLDGFLHEIERCEILKLDRLNFHPGSHLRKISEEECLDRIALSLNQAIDATNDIKLVIENTAGQGSNLGYKFEHLAYLIDKVEDKSRIGVCIDTCHMFTAGYDIRTREAYDKTWKEFDEVVGRQYLMGMHINDSKPELGSRVDRHHSLGMGQIGWDAFKFIMNDDRMDDIPLVLETIDETIWAEEIQALYDLVEK
- the lpxB gene encoding lipid-A-disaccharide synthase, whose protein sequence is MKLLVCAMETSSNIHLKELKKHLSDDIELVGVFDKELGNPMYDLTALAIMGFIDALKKLRFFFKLRDELVEAAATCDKVLLMDSSGFNLPLAKKLKQKYPNKEIIYYILPQAWAWKKGRVKKLEAYCSKLCSIIPFESELYTQKDKITYVGHPLLDEIHHFKEKLTQSNKIAFMPGSRKTEIKNLMPIFKELIKLIPNKEYILIIPSKFDDEYISRTYGDISNFTISRQAHETLQQSEYAFICSGTATLEAALIGTPFTLSYIAKKLDYKIGRTFVKLPYIGLANIFFDKMGKKCIHSEFLQEDVSVEALLDDYNNMNKDKFFEDSKLLREYLKNGSSKNVANIIQN
- a CDS encoding AEC family transporter: MQNILLALIPIFLLISLGYFLKRIKFPDEQFWQYADKFTYYILFPALLIYKLSTASLDDIAGVNFVFSALLTVGIITVLLMITDKIMFFFDGPSFTSVYQGSIRFNTYVFLALTDAIYGDGGLVLAALLMTFLIPSINVFCIGIFSIYASSDKITFISFVKSIFKNPLIVACIIGGSLNFLDISLVAPVEKTLAILSAAALPLGLLSVGVGLHITHLKEVKFELFSSVFIKLALFPVLIFFTAVNLGVTGLPLLVLVLFGAMPTASSAYILARELGGDLKLMSAIITMQTLLSIFSISAILMILEGYQIP